The Halorubrum salinarum genome segment GCGAGGCTGTCGAGCTCGTCGAAGAAGATGATCGTCGGGCTCACCTGCCGGGCCTTCCGGAAGGTCTGTCTGATCGCCTTCTCGGACTCGCCGACCCACTTCGAGAGCAGCTGCGGCCCCCGCACCGAGATGAAGTTCGCGTTCGTCTCGTTGGCGACGGCCTTCGCCATCAGCGTCTTCCCGGTGCCGGGCGGGCCGTACAGCAGCACGCCCTTCGGCGCGTCGACGCCCATCCTGTCGAACTTCTCCGGCGACGTGAGCGGCCACTCGACGGACTCTTGGACCTGCTGTTTGGCGTCTTCGAGCCCGCCGACGTTGTCCCACGAGATCTTCGGGAGCTCGACGAGCACTTCCCGCATCGCCGAGGGCTCCACCTCGTTGAGCGCGCCCGAGAAGTCGTCGCGCTTGACGATCATCCGGTCGATGAGGCTCGGGGGCACCTCCTCCTCGTCTAAGTCGATCTCGGGGAGGTACCGGCGCAGCGCCTTCATCGCGGCCTCCTTGGTGAGGCTCTCGATGTCGGCGCCGACGAAGCCGTGCGTCTCGTCGGCGAGGTGGTCTAAGCTCACGTCGTCCGACAGCGGCATGCCGCGGGTGTGGATCTGGAGGATCTCCTTGCGGCCCACCTCGTCGGGGACGCCGATCTCGATCTCGCGGTCGAACCGGCCGGGCCGGCGCAGCGCGGGGTCGACGCTGTCGACGCGGTTCGTCGCCCCGATGACGATCACCTGCCCGCGGGTCTCTAACCCGTCCATCATCGTCAGCAGCTGGGCGACGACGCGGCGCTCGACCTCGCCGGTCACGTCCTCGCGCTTCGGCGCGATGGAGTCCAGCTCGTCGATGAAGATGATCGAGGGGGACTCCTCTTTCGCGTCCTCGAAGATCTCCCTGAGCTGCTGTTCGGACTCGCCGTAGTACTTCGAGATGATCTCCGGCCCGGCGATCGAGAAGAACGACGCCGAGGTCTCGTTGGCGACGGCCTTCGCGAGCAGCGTCTTCCCGGTGCCGGGCGGGCCGTGGAGCAGGACGCCCTGCGGCGGCTCGATCCCGAGCTTCGAGAAGATCTGGGGGTGTTTCATCGGCAGCTCGACCATCTCGCGGACGCGCTGGATCTCCGACTGGAGGCCGCCGATGTCCTCGTAGGTGATCCCGCCGCCGGTCTTCTCGAAGCCGGAGATCGGTTCCTCGCGAAGCTCGACCTCCGTGTCCTCGGTGATGAGACAGACGCCGTCGGGCTCCGTCTCGACCGCGATCAGCGGGATCGCCTGCCCGGGCGACCGCATGAACGGGTGGTTCGTCGAGGACATCACCGGCACGATGTCGCGCTCGACGACCGGGCGCTTGAGGATCTGCCGTTTGACCATGCCGGCGGCGTCGGAGCCGAACTGGACCGACGCCTCCTCGGGCGGGGCCAGCACCAGCTTGTCGGCCTTCTCGGCCTCCGCCTTCCGGATGGTGACGCGCTCGCCGATGCCGACGTCCGCGTTCTGCCGCGTGAACCCGTCCACGCGAACGGTGTCGGTGTTCCAGTCTTGGCGGTCGGCGCGCCAGACCTTCGCAGCGGTCGTCTCCGCGCCCTCGATCTCGATGATGTCGCCGGGCGAGAGCTTCAGGTGGAGCAGGGTGTCGGGGTCGAGTCGGGCGATGCCGCGCCCCGAGTCGTTCGGGTACGCCTTCGCCACTTCGAGTTGGACTTCGTTCATGATTCCTCGCGGGGGATGATAGTATCTGGATCCGGTCCGGGAATAAGCCTGTTGCCCGTGTCCGGCCCGCCGATTCCTCCGGTCCGATCGGCGGCCGCGATTGGCTGTGTGATCATATAGCACGGTACGGAGTCCGGTCATAAAACCCCGTCGTAAGCGTGCGTTTTCGCCGTGGACTCGCGGTCGCTCGTATCGGACGGTTCTCGGCCGCTCGCCGCGGCGTGCGCGCCGAGCGCTCTGCCGCTACCGCGGGCCGAGAACGATTTCGGGGGCGAAAACCGTGACCCCGAGCAGCCCCGTCAACAGGAGGACCGCGGCGACGCGAACCCACCCCGCCAACCGGCGACGCTCCGCCGGCAGGGACTCGGCGACCCCCGACAGCGCGAATCCGACCGCCATGACGAGCGCGTTGATCGCGGTGACGCCGCGGAGGACGCCGAAGTAGACGTAGATGCTCGCCATGAGGAGCGAGGAGGCGAACATCGCGTACGCGTTGAGTCCGCCGGACGGTTCGCTGAAGACGACTTCGCTGATTCTGGAGGGCACGGTACGAACCGATCGCTCGGCGACGCTGATAGGGTTGGTGAAATGATGGGTGTCCGACCAGACGTTCCTCGCGCTTCCGCCCTGTGTGCGGACTCTCCGGCGACTATCGTCACCACGCACGTATCACCAGCCTATACGCTCGACGGAGCCGTCGATCCGGAGGTATTTGTCCGGCAGTCGCCTCGGAGGAGCCATGCGAACGCTCGTCTTCGACGGTCGGACCGGCGCCGCCGGCGACATGATCTGCGCCGCGCTGATCGCGGCCGGCGCCGACCCCGCGGTCCTCGACCCCGTGCGCGACGCTCTCCCCGTCCGGTACGAGGTCGGCGAGACTGAGAAGAACGGGATCCGCGCGACGACCGTCGACGTCCTCGTCGACAGGCACGGCGCGGGGGATGCGGATTCGGATCACGACCACGCTCACGGTCACGGCCACACTCACGACCACGGCCACGATCACGACCACGCTCACAGTCACGGCGACGACCACAGTTACGGTCATGACCACGACCACGATCACGGCCACGAGACGGACGCCTCTCGGGACGAGACCCACGCCGAGGGCGCGGGCGTCCACCGCTCCTACCGCGAGGTGGTCGACCTCGTCGAGTCGATGGGCCTCCCGGACGCGGTCGAGTCGACCGCGCTCGACGCATTCGAGCTGCTCGGGCGCGCGGAGGCGTCGGTCCACGGGATCGACCTCGACGAGACGCACTTCCACGAGGTGGGCGCCGACGACGCGATCGCCGACGTGGTCGGCGCGGCGCTGCTGCTCGCCGACCTCGACCCGGAGCGCGTGGTCACCACACCGGTCGCCGCCGGCGGGGGCACGGTCGAGATGAGCCACGGGACGTACCCGGTCCCGGCCCCGGCGACGACCGAGGTCGCGACCCGTTCGGACTTCCGAATCGTCGGCGGCCCGGTCGATCGGGAACTGCTCACGCCCACGGGCGCGGCGATCCTCGGCGCGGTCGCCGAGGGCGTCGACGCCGTCCCCGATCTCGCCGTCGAGCGCGCGGGCTACGGCGCCGGCGACGCCGACTTCGAGCCCCACCCGAACGTCCTGCGCGCGCTCGTCGGCGACGGGGGACGGGCGGAGAGCGAGACCGACCGGGGGCGGACCGTGGGCGGCGGGCTCGTTCGCGACGACATCGCGGTCCTCGAAACGAACCTCGACGACGCCGCGCCGGAGGTCCTCGGCGGGCTTCAGGAGACGCTCGAACGCGCCGGCGCGCGAGACGTGACGATCGTCCCGACGACGATGAAGAAGTCCCGCCCGGGTCACCTCGTGAAGGTCATCTGTAAGCCGGCGGACGTCGAGGCGGTCGCCGAGCGGCTTGCCCGCGAGACGGGGACGCTGGGCGTGCGCCAGTCCGGGGCGAGCCACCGCTGGATCGCGGAACGGGAGTTCGAGACGGCGACGCTCCGGGTCGACGGCGCCGACCACGAGGTGACCGTGAAGGTCGCCTCGACGACGGACGGAGAGGTCTACGACGTCAGCGGGGAGTACGACGAGGCGGCCGCGGTCGCGGGGGCGACGGGCCTCCCGATCCGCGAGGTGCTCCGGCGCGCGGAGGCCGCGGTGCGGGAGCGGCTCGCCGACGAGTAGCAGGTGGCCGGCCTCGCGACCGGCCCGTCAGTCGGGCGGGTCGACGCGCTCGACGCGCTCGGGGTCGACGCCGAAGCCGTCGGCGAGGCGCTCGCGGACGCGGTCGGCGACGACCTCTTCGGGGGCGCCGAACTCCGCCCGTGAGACCGCCTCCTCGTCGACCGCGAGGGTGGCGACCGCCTCGACCGTGGTGTCGTTGAGGCCGGGCCGGAGGCCGGCGATCTCGATCTCCTCGACGCGGAGGCCGTCGATTCGCTCGATCTGTGCTCTGGCGCCGGCGACGAGGTCGCCGGTGGCCGCCTGCGAGACGCGGACGGTCACCGTGGCCTCGACCGACGGCGTGTGGATGGCTGCCGCCATACGCCCTCGCCGCGAGTCGAACGCGGCGCGGCCGGTCGCCGTCTCGGGCCGCGACCCGAGAGGCGACCGGTCCGCGTCCTCGAACGCCGCGGCGGCGACGACGGGGGTCGCCGGCGGCGGCGCTCGCGAGGGTGACGGTCGTCCGACTCGACGCGCGCGACGGACAGCGGCGGCTGGAGAGAACGGGGTGCGGTCCGTCCCGCGGGGAAACCTCCCCAGCCGACGCGCGTCACGCGGTCGGGCGGACGGACCGTGGGGTCGGAATCCCGTAGCCGGTCCCGATCCACCCGAGGAACGCGACGCTCGCGGACCGCACGAGCGTCGAGCGGGTGGAACGGGTCATGGTCGGGATCCGCGGCGCGGGGTGCGCCGTCGTTCACCTCCAGTGTCGGTTTTGTATTAAAATTATGTTAGTTACGCGACCACATGCCACGGTGCGTTCGACCCGAGAGCCGCCGAGAATCCGCCGGAGCGGACGCACGCGTTCGGTTCCGTCGACGACGAGACGACAGGCCTATGCCGACCGCCCGACCAGTTGCGCGTAAGCAGTCACCGCCATGATCGAGCGCATTCACACGTCGGACGTCGAACCGGACGCGGACGAGGTCGCCATCGCCGGCCACGTCCACGAGATCCGCGACCTTGGGGGCCTCGTCTTCCTCATCGTGCGCGACCGCGAGGGGCTCATCCAGATCGTCTTCAAGGAGGAGCGCGAGCCGGAGCTGTTCGAGGCCGTCCAAGACGTGGGCGCCGAGGACGTTGTCCGCGTCGTCGGCGAGCCGCTGGAGAGCGACCAGGCGCCCGGCGGCGTCGAGATCGCGCCCACCGAGTACGAGGTCATCGACGAGGCCGACTCCCCGCTCCCGCTGGAGATCTCGAAGGACATCGAGGTCGACCTCTCGACCCGGCTCGACAACCGCGCGCTCGACCTCCGGAAGCCGGAGACGCTCGCGGTGTTCACTCTCCGTTCCGAGCTCATCACCGCGATGGAGGAGTGGTTCGAAGACGAGGGGTACGTCGACATCAAGACGCCGCTGATCTCGAAGGGCGGCGCCGAGGGCGGCGCGGAGCTGTTCCCGATCCTCTACTACAACCAGGACGCGTTCCTCTCGCAGAGCCCCCAGCTGTACAAGCAGATGCTGATGGCCTCGGGCTACGAGGCCGTCTACGAGACCGGCACGGCGTTCCGCGCCGAGGACTTCGCGACCTCCCGCCACGTCTCCGAGATCGCGATGTTCGACGTGGAGCTGGCGTACATCGACGACCACGACGACGTGATGGACGTCCAGGAGGAGTCGCTCCGCTACGCGCTCAGCGAGGTCGCCGAGAACGCCGAGCGCGAGCTCGACCTCCTCGACGTCGACCTGGAGGTCCCCGAGGACGACTTCCCGCGGATCACCTTCGACGAGGCGCTCGACATCCTCGAAACCGAGTTCGGGCACTTCCCGGACGACCCGACCGACCTCGACACGAAGGGGGAGAAGCTCCTCGGCGAGCACTTCGAGGAACAGGGCCACCCCGCGTTCTTCGTCGTCGGCTACCCCGACGAGAAGTTCTACTACATGCAGGACGTGCCGGAGGACGACATCGCCTCCCGGAAGTTCGACCTCATCTACAAGGGCCAGGAGCTCTCCTCGGGCGGGCAGCGCGAGCACGATGTCGAGCGCATGGTCGAAGTGATGGAGGAGGAGGGCGTCGAGACGAGCAACTTCGAGTTCTACATCGAGGCGCTGAGCTACGGCACGCCCCCGCACGGCGGCTACGGGCTCGGCATCGACCGCCTCGTCCAGAAGGTCGCCGACCTCGACAACATCAAGGAGGCGATCATGTTCCCGCGCGACCCGAACCGGCTGGAGCCGTAGGCGGCGCGACCCTTCCGGTCCGGTCTGGGTTTGGTCTGCGTTCGGTCCGCGTTTGATCCGAGGTCGGTTCGCACCGCGGTCGTGACGGTCCGACCATCGAATAGGCGGATCTCCCTTCTCCTCCCCGGCCGCGCGAGCGAGTTCGACTTCGCCGCGCAAGCGACTTCTCCCTCGGTCGACGCGAGGGTTCTTTTATAAGTACACACTGAGTACGGGTGGATTCTGTCTTCAGGGCCTCTATTCTCTGTTTAACCGGATTAAATCGGGCGAAACTCGGCTGAACGGCTTGCGTCATTAAAGGGTATCGGGGCCCGAGGCCGAGTCGCAATGAACGCACTCCGAACGACGCTGCTCGTGGCGCTTGCCACGGTTGTACTGATCGGGACCGGCGCGGCCGCCGGTGCCGTCGCGGCGACGCCCGGCCCGGACAACGCCTCCGGCGACGCGGGGCCGCCGAGCGACCTCCCGGACCAGGTGCCCGACTTCGTCGGCGGCATCCTCGACAGCGTGAACGAGTTCCTCGACGGCGGCGTCGACGACCTCGGCGAGACCGTGAGCGACATCGCCGGGAACGGCGCCGGCGAAGGCGACGCGGACGACGGAACGGACGCCGACGGGGGTGCGTAACGTGACGGACCGCAAGCCCGACCTCGACGCGCTCGACCGCCGGACCTATCTTCAGGCGACCGGCGCCGCGGCGCTCGGTGCGGCCGGCCTCGCCGGCTGCGTCGGCCGCGCGACCGGGACGCTCGCGACGCAGGTCACGGACCAGCCGGCGGACATCGACGACTTCGAGTCGCTCGTCGTCACCGTCGAGGGGTTCTGGCTCGGGCCGGAGGGCGCCGAGTCGGACGACGAGGACGGCAACGAGACCGACACCGGCGACGACGCGGACGGAGGCGACGACGCGGACGCCGGCGGCAACGAAACCGACGACGCGGACGCCGGCGGCAACGAAACCGACGACGGGGACGACGGCGAGGCGGGCCGCGAGTACTTCGAGTTCGACGAGCCGCAGGAGGCGGACCTCGTCGAGCTCCAGAACGGCGAGACCCAGCTGATCGACGAGCGCGAGCTCCAGACGGGCGAGTACCCGTACCTCCAGCTGGACGTGTCGTCGGCCGACGGGACGCTCACCGACGGGAGCGACGCGACCGTCGACCTCCCGGGCAACGCGCCCCTGAAGTTCAACGAGTCGTTCGAGATCCGCGAGAACACGCGGACGACGTTCACCGCGGACTTCGCGCCGGTGCTCCGGGGGAACGGCCGCTACCTCCTCCGGCCGGTGCCGAGCGGCATCGAGGTCGAGTACGAGGAGTCGAGCGAGTCCGACGGGAGCGATTCGGGCGGCGACAACGAGACCGCCGACGCGTAGCAACGCCGCGGTCCCCCGGTCCCCCGTTGGAGCAGCGGTCGCGATCCGGTCGCTCGCACGCGCGAGCGCGGACCGCGCCGCGGCTTCGGGGTCAGGGCTGGGTCGGTTCCCGGGATTCGGGGACCGGGGGAATGCGCGCGCCGCTGCGGTCGGTGCCCGACTCGAGGCATCTCGTCGCCGTCAGAGGCACACGACCCGCACGGATCGTCCGCGCGACGACGCGCACGGACGGTCTTCGCTTTCTCCGATCCGTTCATCCGACCGCTCTCGGGGCGGCGCCGCTCTCTATCTAGTCAGGCGGCCGTCGCGTCCGACCGCACGAACGTCCGGTACAGCGGGCCGGCGAGCACCAGCGCGCCGACGCCCGCCATCCCGAGGATCATCGCGGGGTCGACGAGCGACCCGCCGCCCGCCGCGAGGCGGTCGAGCGAGACGCCGACAGCGACCCCGCAGAGGACCCACGGCAGCTCGCCGAGCGCGGTTCCGAAAATGAACGGTCGGGCTCCGACCCCCGCGGCCGCGGCGCCGACCGTCACCGCGTCTGAGGGGAGCGGCAGGAGGCGGGTCCCGGTCACGGCGCGCACGCCGCCGGACTCAGCCGCGAAGCGCTCGCCGGCGCGACAGAACCGCGCTGCGACGCCCGAGTCCTCGACCGTCTCGGGGTCGCTCCCGAGCCTGAGCCGCCCCGCCCGAGCGAGCGCGTACGGGGGCACGGCGGTGCCGACCACGAGCGCGAGCGCGAACGGCGTCCCGACCCAGCCGTATCCGAACCCGACGACGACGGCGAGGAGCGTCGTCGGCCACGCGAGGAGGGGTCTGACGGCGGCCAGCACGACCACGGCGGCGCCGAAGCGGATCGGATCGGTCGCCAGCCAGCGGAGCCGCGAGAGCGCTGCCTCGGGGGAGACTGCGAGCGCGACCGCCGCGAGCGCGGCGACGGCGATCCCGGCGACCGCGTACCGACCGACCGTGGTCCGGCGATTCACGCTCTCGCGTCCGCGGGCGTCCGGTAAACGCTTTGTGGGTGCGTTCGCTCGGGGGTCGCCGGCGCGACCGCGCCGGTCACGACAGCTTGCCGAGCGCCTCGAAGAAGTCGGAGGGCGGCCCCGCGATCCGTATCGGGGGCGCGGCGCGCTCGACGGTCACCTCGACCGGCCCGTCGAGGGACTCGGTGTCGCGGCCGTCGCTGACGACCGTCGCTCCCGCGTCGTTCTCGACGGCGACGGTGACCGTCGCGTCGGCGTCCACCACGAGCGGCGGCATCCCCTCGTCCGCGACCATCTCGTTGACGACCAGTCCCCCGACCTCGGGGTGGACCAGCGGGCCGCGCTCGGAGAGGTTGTACGCCGTCGACCCGGTCGGCGTGGCCACGAGGACCCCGTCCGCGTGGCCGCCGGCGTACCGCGAGCCGTCGACGCGCACCTCGTAGTCGATCCCGCCGCCCGGCCCGCGGCGCTCGCCCTGGACGACCACCTCGTTCGCCGCCGGCGTCGACGTCCAGTCGCCGGCGCTGGCCGCGAGCCGCGGGGCCTCGCGGACGTCTAAGCCGCCGTTGCGAAACGCCCGGATCTCGGCGCGGAGCGCCGTCGCCGCGTCCCCCGGCTGGACGGCGTTGAGAAAGCCGACCTCGCCGAGGTTCACGCCGACGATCGGGGTGTCGCCGGCGTTGCGCGCGACGAACAGGAACGTCCCGTCGCCGCCGACCGCGACGACCAGGTCGCAGTCGTCGAACGCGCCGACCGGTCGGGCGTCGTCGCCGGCGTCGAGGGCTGCGGCGGTCTCCTCGTCGAGCCAGACGCTCTCGTCCGCGTCGACGACGACGTCCCGAAGGGTCGCCGCGAGCGACGCCGCCCGCTCGCTGCCCTTCCGCGCCACGATGCCCACTTCCATGGCAGTCCCATCCCGATCCCCGGATAAAAGCGTGCGGACATCGGGCGGCTCCGCCGGGTTCCGGGACTCCGGCGCCCGCCGGAAAGTTTCAAGCCGCTCGACCGCGTTGCTCG includes the following:
- the larC gene encoding nickel pincer cofactor biosynthesis protein LarC, which encodes MRTLVFDGRTGAAGDMICAALIAAGADPAVLDPVRDALPVRYEVGETEKNGIRATTVDVLVDRHGAGDADSDHDHAHGHGHTHDHGHDHDHAHSHGDDHSYGHDHDHDHGHETDASRDETHAEGAGVHRSYREVVDLVESMGLPDAVESTALDAFELLGRAEASVHGIDLDETHFHEVGADDAIADVVGAALLLADLDPERVVTTPVAAGGGTVEMSHGTYPVPAPATTEVATRSDFRIVGGPVDRELLTPTGAAILGAVAEGVDAVPDLAVERAGYGAGDADFEPHPNVLRALVGDGGRAESETDRGRTVGGGLVRDDIAVLETNLDDAAPEVLGGLQETLERAGARDVTIVPTTMKKSRPGHLVKVICKPADVEAVAERLARETGTLGVRQSGASHRWIAEREFETATLRVDGADHEVTVKVASTTDGEVYDVSGEYDEAAAVAGATGLPIREVLRRAEAAVRERLADE
- a CDS encoding NAD(+)/NADH kinase, coding for MEVGIVARKGSERAASLAATLRDVVVDADESVWLDEETAAALDAGDDARPVGAFDDCDLVVAVGGDGTFLFVARNAGDTPIVGVNLGEVGFLNAVQPGDAATALRAEIRAFRNGGLDVREAPRLAASAGDWTSTPAANEVVVQGERRGPGGGIDYEVRVDGSRYAGGHADGVLVATPTGSTAYNLSERGPLVHPEVGGLVVNEMVADEGMPPLVVDADATVTVAVENDAGATVVSDGRDTESLDGPVEVTVERAAPPIRIAGPPSDFFEALGKLS
- a CDS encoding CDC48 family AAA ATPase, whose translation is MNEVQLEVAKAYPNDSGRGIARLDPDTLLHLKLSPGDIIEIEGAETTAAKVWRADRQDWNTDTVRVDGFTRQNADVGIGERVTIRKAEAEKADKLVLAPPEEASVQFGSDAAGMVKRQILKRPVVERDIVPVMSSTNHPFMRSPGQAIPLIAVETEPDGVCLITEDTEVELREEPISGFEKTGGGITYEDIGGLQSEIQRVREMVELPMKHPQIFSKLGIEPPQGVLLHGPPGTGKTLLAKAVANETSASFFSIAGPEIISKYYGESEQQLREIFEDAKEESPSIIFIDELDSIAPKREDVTGEVERRVVAQLLTMMDGLETRGQVIVIGATNRVDSVDPALRRPGRFDREIEIGVPDEVGRKEILQIHTRGMPLSDDVSLDHLADETHGFVGADIESLTKEAAMKALRRYLPEIDLDEEEVPPSLIDRMIVKRDDFSGALNEVEPSAMREVLVELPKISWDNVGGLEDAKQQVQESVEWPLTSPEKFDRMGVDAPKGVLLYGPPGTGKTLMAKAVANETNANFISVRGPQLLSKWVGESEKAIRQTFRKARQVSPTIIFFDELDSLAPSRGQEMGNNVSERVVNQLLTELDGLEDMGDVMVIGATNRPDMIDPALLRSGRFDRLVMIGQPDQEGREQILDIHTRDTPLAPDVSLREVAEITDGYVGSDLEGIAREAAIEALRDDDDAEEVEMKHFRRAMESVRPTINEDILAYYEDVREQFKGGGGESLRDTGGRIGFQ
- the aspS gene encoding aspartate--tRNA(Asn) ligase yields the protein MIERIHTSDVEPDADEVAIAGHVHEIRDLGGLVFLIVRDREGLIQIVFKEEREPELFEAVQDVGAEDVVRVVGEPLESDQAPGGVEIAPTEYEVIDEADSPLPLEISKDIEVDLSTRLDNRALDLRKPETLAVFTLRSELITAMEEWFEDEGYVDIKTPLISKGGAEGGAELFPILYYNQDAFLSQSPQLYKQMLMASGYEAVYETGTAFRAEDFATSRHVSEIAMFDVELAYIDDHDDVMDVQEESLRYALSEVAENAERELDLLDVDLEVPEDDFPRITFDEALDILETEFGHFPDDPTDLDTKGEKLLGEHFEEQGHPAFFVVGYPDEKFYYMQDVPEDDIASRKFDLIYKGQELSSGGQREHDVERMVEVMEEEGVETSNFEFYIEALSYGTPPHGGYGLGIDRLVQKVADLDNIKEAIMFPRDPNRLEP
- a CDS encoding VTT domain-containing protein; this encodes MNRRTTVGRYAVAGIAVAALAAVALAVSPEAALSRLRWLATDPIRFGAAVVVLAAVRPLLAWPTTLLAVVVGFGYGWVGTPFALALVVGTAVPPYALARAGRLRLGSDPETVEDSGVAARFCRAGERFAAESGGVRAVTGTRLLPLPSDAVTVGAAAAGVGARPFIFGTALGELPWVLCGVAVGVSLDRLAAGGGSLVDPAMILGMAGVGALVLAGPLYRTFVRSDATAA
- a CDS encoding DUF4382 domain-containing protein, translating into MTDRKPDLDALDRRTYLQATGAAALGAAGLAGCVGRATGTLATQVTDQPADIDDFESLVVTVEGFWLGPEGAESDDEDGNETDTGDDADGGDDADAGGNETDDADAGGNETDDGDDGEAGREYFEFDEPQEADLVELQNGETQLIDERELQTGEYPYLQLDVSSADGTLTDGSDATVDLPGNAPLKFNESFEIRENTRTTFTADFAPVLRGNGRYLLRPVPSGIEVEYEESSESDGSDSGGDNETADA